The following is a genomic window from Myxococcales bacterium.
ATTACCAACGGCATTAGAACGCGCGTATTTTATAAGCGTGGGGATGACAGACACACCCTAAAACAGGCCTACATGCAAATTTCTATGTTGTTGTGAGCGCACTGCTATCTTCCAACGTCGTTATATCAGCTTTAACCTCTTCACCTCGTGCAATTGATCTAAGCAGTCTGCGCATGATTTTGCCTGAGCGAGTTTTAGGCAACAAAGCTCTAAAGTGAATAGCAGCAGGTTTGGCAAAAGAACCAATGCAATTTTTTACTTGCTCTTTAAGCTGTTCTTCAAGACCATCACTTGGCTCTACATTTGGCATGAGGCTTACAAAGGCAACTAAGCGTTGACCTGTGACATCGTCATGAATTCCTACTACCGCTGCTTCTGCTATTGCTGCATGTGCAACAAGCGCACTTTCTACCTCCGCTGTACCTAAGCGGTGACCGGAGATATTTACCACGTCATCAATGCGTCCGTTAATGTGTATATCTTTGTCTAAATCGAAATATGCGCCATCTCCGGTAAAATAAGCTCCAGGAAATTTATCAAAGTAGCTTTGTAAAAATCGTTCCTGGTCACCCCAAATACCTCGAGCAAGTGATGGCCAAGGCTTTTTGATCAAAAGATAACCTGTTTCATTATTTTTACAAAGCTCTCCCTGTTCAGAAATAATTTCTGCATCGATAGCAAAAAATGCCTTTGATGCTGAACCAGCCTTTGGAGTGTCGATATCGGGAACCGCGCTCATCATGATGGCACCAGTTTCAGTTTGCCACCAAGTGTCAACGATATCACAACGATCTTCACCCAAGACGCGTTTGTACCACGACCATGCCTCAGGGTTGATGGGTTCACCAACGCTTCCCAAAAGCCGCAGAGAAGAGATATCGTGTTGTCCTTTGTATTCTTCACCTGCAGCCATGAGCATGCGAACTGCGGTAGGAGCCGTGTAGAGGACAGAAATTTTATGTTGCTCGATCAGTTGGTATAACCTTGCAGCTGAAGGAAAATTAAAGGCGCCTTCAAAAATAAAAATACTATTGCCCAGCAAAAGTGGACCGTAGCAAATGTAGCTATGACCGGTGATCCAGCCAATATCTGCGCTACACCAAAATAAGTCTTTATCTTTGAGGTCAAATATCCACTGTGTCGTTGAGGCAACTTGAACTAAGTAACCACCTGTGGCGTGAAAAATGCCTTTTGGTTTACCTGTTGTTCCCGAGGTATACAAAATAAAAAGTGGATGCTGAGCATCAAAAGAGTGTGGTTCTCTTACTTTTTCTGCCCAGTTATCGGTTGGAACAAAACGAATATAACGAGAATCGCTTGCTAAAGTCTCACAATCAAAACAAAGCACAGTTTCTACGGAATTACATTTTGTATCATCCAAAGCCTTATCAACAACGTCTTTTAACTTAATAGTATGCCCTTTTCGTTTGGTAGAATCCGCTGTTATGACCGCTTTCGCTTTAGCATCGTGAATGCGGTCTATCAAAGCTTCTTTAGCAAATCCACCGAAAATTACTGTATGGATAGCACCCAGTCGCGCGCAAGCAAGCATGGAAGCAATGCCTTGAGGGTTCATGGGCATATAAATTGCGACGCGATCGCCTGAAGTGATACCCCGTTCATGAAGCAAATGAGCAATTTGACAAGTTAATCTGTGAAGCTCTTGATAAGAATATTTTTTTACAAAGCCATCCTCATTTTCAAAAATGATCGCTGTCTTTTGCCCCAGGCCATTTTCAATATGTCGATCCAGGCAGTTAAACGAAGCGTTGAGGCCTCCTCCTAAAAACCATTCGCCACCAGCGAATGTGCCGTCGTGTACCTGATGAAAACTCTCTTTCCACGATAATCGCATGGCTTCGTGGTGCCAAAATCTGTCATAACTAAGTGAAGAGGCTTTCTTGTAAGATTGCTGTTTCTCTTTACTGGACTGCCAAGAAAAAGGATGGATTGCCACTAAAAGCTCCTGAAATAATTTTTAGTTTATGTAGGAAGGTTGATTGAAGTTATCAAGAGATTCAACAAATAAGCTCAGACTCTGGCTGAATATTATAAAAAATGCCCTTAGATCAACTAGTTCCAAGGGCCGCTTGCTTTTGCAGATAGTCTGCAAGAATTAATCTAGGCTTACAGCTTCGATGGCTTTTACCCTTTCTAATGTAGTGGGGTGAGAGTAATGATACGCGCTATACCAAGGATGTGGTGTAAGGTTGCCTAAGTTTTCCTTGGTGAGTTTTACCAATGCATCGGCGAGATGCTTTTTATCCCGAGTTGTGTGAACCGAAAACTCATCTGCTTCAAATTCATTGTGTCGAGAAATTTTTGTAAAAATCGGTGAAATAGGAAACATGAATACCGATGAGAACAAAGCAAAGAGTACAAGTCCTACATGAATGCTTGGCTGAAAGGCACCAAGTGCAGTGAAAAAAGGTGGCCATTGAATGCAAAGGGAGAGCACGTAAAAGAGTGCCAGCATAATAACCGAAGATAACACCAAACTTTTTTGGATATGTTTTTTGACGTTATGTCCCATTTCATGAGCAATTACGCCAACAATTTCATCTTCGGAATGTTTTTCTATGAGCGTATCAAACAAAACAATCCGTCTCATTGAGCCAAGGCCTGCAAAAAAAGCATTAGAGTGCGAGGAACGTTTAGAACCATCTATGGTAAAAATTCCAGCCATTTTAAAATTAACTTTTTTCGCCAAGTCCTCGATTCGTGTCTTTAAGCTTCCATCAGCAAGAGGGCTAAACTTATTAAAAATAGGAGCTAGAAACACGGGATAAATGGCTGCCGTGAAAAGTTGAAAACCCATCACTAATGCAAAGCCAAAAATCCACCATTGAGGACCACTCTCACCAATAATCCAGAGCAAAGCAGCAATAAGTGGAACTCCAAATAATAATCCTAAAAGCGCACCTTTAATTTGATCGAGTACAAAGGTTTTAAAATTCATTCGGTTAAAACCAAATTTTTCTTCTAAAACGAACTGGTAAAAATATGATTGAGGGATTCCAAAAACAAAAAATACGCCACCTACGGCAAAGGGATAAATAACTCCTCGCCAAAAAGTATTGCTGAAATAAGCAGAAAGCCAGGTGTCGAGATGTCCAAAAAAACCACTCAAAATCAAAGTAAAAACAAAAGCAGTTTTTAATATGAGAGTGAAAATCTTAAAATTAGTTTTTGCTTTGGTGTAGTCGATGGATTTTTTGTAGTCAGTTTCAGAATATATCCCCTTAAATAAATCGGGTACGTGGGATTTATGTTGATCGACGTGGCGTATATTAAGAAGGTCGAGACCAATTTCAACCAATAAATACGCTAAGTAAAAAATCAAAAATACAACAAAAAACCAATTATCAAAAATGTTCATTGTTATCGAATCCTTTCGCCTGCTTCTGTATTGTGAAGAAAAATTGGTTCTGGCACTTTTTCTCCAGCAGCCAAAATCATACCTTCACTCGTACCAAAACGCATTTTTCTTGGTTGAAGGTTAAATACTAACACCACAGTTTTTCCTACCATATCCGCAGGTTCTACATGGGGGCGCAGCCCGCTAAAAACAGTGCGCTCGCCAAATTTACCCAAATTAAGCTTGCATTCAATGAGTTTATCGGAACCCTCAACAGCTTGAGCGTGCATAACTTTGGCAGCCCGCAATTCTACATCCATAAATTTATCGATACTGATCAGTGGTGAAGTTTTTTCTGTCAACTCTTGTGGTTCATTTGGTTGTGCAGTGTTCATCGTTTCGTCCTTTAAAGCTTTAAGTTGGGATTCGTCAATTCGTTTGAATATATGCTCGTATGCTTTAAGTTTTTGATCTTTTTGAAATGGGAGCGCTAGGGTGTCAAAATAAAATTCTTGGCCATCGTTAATAATGTTTTCTAATTTGCTTACTGCTTGAGGAATTACGGGTTTTAATAGGCCAAGACAAATCTTTCCAATATAAAGTCCTGTTGTTAGGATTGATTGAGATTTTTTGGGATCTTGGCCTGCTATTTTCCATGGCGCACTGTCTTGCAAATATTTATTAGCGTCCTCGGCCAAACGTACAATTTCATTAAGCGCTTTTTGGTATTCATAGTGGAGATACAAATTTTGTACCTCACCTACACTGCGCTGGGCCTTACTTATAAGTTCAGCAGCATCATTATCAAGCTCGCCAGCATGATATTCAAAAAGGCGGCCCAAAAGTGGCAATGCGCGAGATACCAGGTTGATGACCTTATTGATTAGATCGGTGTTAACCCGTTGAATAAAGTCACCTAAATTGAGATCAATGTCTTCAGCTCTACTGCCAAGTTTGCATGCAAAATAGTAGCGCAGGGTTTCTGGATCGAAGTGCTTACTGAATGTGTCGGCCAAAATAAAAGTTCCGCGAGATTTTGACATTTTTTCGCCGTTGACGGTAAGCATGCCATGCACCACTATTTGAGATGGCAAATTATAGTCAGCAGCCATAAGCATAGCCGGCCAAAAAAGTGTGTGAAAATAAACGATATCTTTGCCAATAAAATGAATAATTTTAGTGTCTTTATCGAGCCAATAATCCTTAAAACTTTTTCCCGTTAACTGCGCTGCTTTTTCGCTAAGACTGATGTAACCCACTGGGGCATCGAGCCATACGTAAAAATATTTGTCGTCTTCGCCCGGTATAGGGAATCCAAAGTAAGGTCCGTCTCTACTTATGTCCCAATCTTTTAGTCCCTCTTGAAACCACCGTTCGAGCGAAGCTTGAATATCTGGATGAACTGTATTGTCAGCAGCTGTCCAATCTTTAAGTTGCTTGGCCAGCGAAGACAATGAGACAAAATAGTGGCGACTTTTTTTAAGAATAGGTGTAGCACCACTCAATGCACTTTTAGCATCAATTAAGTCGGTAGGTTGGTAGGTGTGACCGCAGGATTCACAGTTGTCACCATATTGATCCTGAGCTTTGCAAAATGGGCATGTGCCTTTTACCATGCGATCAGGTAAAAAACGTTTTAGTTCAGGATCAAATAACTGCTCTATTTCTTTTTGCTGAATAAAACCCTTATCTTTGAGTGACTTAAAAATTTGTTCGGCATGCTTTTTATTTACTTCAGTGTGAGTTGATCCATAGCCACCATCGAATTCGATATCATAACGTTTAAAACTTGCGTCTTGTTTCTTTTGCCACTGCTTTGCAAAATCAACTGGGCTGATCCCAGCTTTTATAGCGCTCATTTCTATAGGAGTGCCGTGGCTATCGGCACCACATACATAGAGCACATCCTTTTTGGCCATACGAAGAGCACGGACAAAAATATTAACTTGCACATGTTCAACAAGGTGCCCTAGGTGAATGGGACCATTTGCGTAAGGAAGGGCGGGGGTAACAAGGTATTTTTCTTGCATGATAAAGCCGTAATAAAGAGTGTAAATGGTTCTAAAAGGGAAACTGTTGCGCTCATGAGCTATATGGTTTAGCTATGTTCGATCAACATATCCCTGATTGGCGGGTGCAGCTGAGCTTGAACCAGCTACTTCCACATATAAAGCCAAGCTCTAATTGGTTGTGCACCTGCGCTCACCGAAATAAGCAATACAGCCAGTTATGCAAGGGGGTTGTTTTGCCTCAATAAGGAGCTAAATTCAAATCATGACAGCACAACAATTTCAACCAAAACACCTGACGAGGACACGAAGAGTCTTGCAAGTTTTATGGTCGAAATTTGATTTATTTCTAGCGCCATTTATGAGCCAGGGAGTTGTTATTGCAGTCAGTGGAGGGCCAGATTCTCGAGCGCTGTTGGAGGCTCTTGCATGTTGGGTACCCAGAAAAAAAGGAAGCTTTGTTGTAGCAACCTTCGATCATGGAATGCGCCAAGAATCATTGTTGGAATCTCAGTTCATATGCCAGCGAGCTAAAAGGCTTGGTTTTGATGTGCACCGTGAAAGCTTTTTTTCCCCCATAATGCTGAACGAGCAAGAGCTACGCATAAAACGCTATCAGGCTCTAAAAAAAATATGCAAAAATTATGATCTAAAAAATGTGTGTACGGCTCATCATCTTGAGGATAACGCTGAAGGTTATATGATGGCTCTATTTGGAGTTGGAGGAGGGGAGATGGGGGCAGCAATGCAAGAAGTTCAAAAATTTGCGGACCTTAGGTTGATAAGACCTTTTCTTGGGCTCAAAAAAGAAGATCTACGGCTGGCTTTGAATATGCTTGGGTTGTGTGATTATGCTAGGGATAGTTTGGATGAAATGAGAATAGGGCGAAGAGCCTATATTCGGCACGAGATTATCCCCACACTGAAAAATCATAAAAATCAAATCGTTGAGAGGCTGAACCATTTTGCCCATAAACAAGCATGGCAGATTCAGGCTGTGTCAAATGTGGCGCAGCAAATTATTGAATGGAGTGATAATGAGGCAATTATTCAAGCTAAAAACGCAGACCGGGCTGTTTTGGATAAGGCTCTGTGTACGGTACTGAAGAAGCTCGCCCCAGAAAAAGATCTGCGACAAACCTGGCCAACAAGAGAAAAAATAATAAATTATTATTTTTCTTTGGAGTCTCAGGATAAGTCTTATACCCAAGGGCTTGACCGACCGTTATACAAGGTTATTGTTAACCACTTGAAAACTAAAGAGTACTCTATGCCGGGAGTTGTGATAAGAACCAACGGCACGAAGGTCGCCATAAGGCGCGTTTAAACGTTTGGCATACTATCAATTATTATATTAATTTGATATGGTGAAAGTGCCTGTAAAACGGAACTATTGATATTAAAAGAAGTAGTTCAGGTTTGAACATTTTTATAGAAAAAGAGCTCGTACACCAATGCTCTTAATGATTGTGAGGCCAATCGGTGAAGCAATATCAAAAAACCCTACTTGTGTGGCTTGTTTTCGGTCTTTTTATCGTGACCGTTTGGAGCTTTTTTGGCAAATCCAACTCGAATCGGCAGGAAAAGCCTTTTTCTGAGTTTTTATCATCAGTTGAAGATGGGCATATAAAAACTGTTACCATTATTGGGCAAGATTTCACTGGAGAAAATAAGGATGGTAGCCAGTTTCATAGCACTGGAGTTGTCACAGATCATATTCTGGATACTCTCAGCAAAGCCAACAAAAAATATGGCACTGAATATCAGCTAAAGAAGGAAGAAGGTGGTACTTTCTGGCTCATAGTCGCGCAGTGGCTTCCGATGCTTTTGATTATTGGCCTTTTTATGTTCTTCATGCGCCAGATCCAGGTTGGTGGCGGTCGTGCGATGTCATTTGGCAAATCTCGTGCCAGAATGATGACAGAAAATCAATCAAAAGTTACGTTTAAGAACGTTGCTGGGGTTGATGAGTGTAAACTCGAACTCCAGGAAATTGTTGAATTCTTGAAAGATCCTAAAAAATTCACTCGTCTTGGGGGACGTATTCCTAAAGGTGTTTTACTGATGGGGCCTCCTGGGACAGGAAAGACTCTCTTAGCTCGTGCGATTGCCGGAGAGGCTGCAGTGCCGTTTTTTAGCATTGCAGGTTCAGATTTCGTGGAGATGTTTGTCGGGGTTGGAGCCAGCCGCGTGCGTGATCTCTTTGAACAAGGGAAAAAGAATGCTCCTTGCATTATTTTCATTGACGAGATTGATGCGGTAGGAAGGCAACGTGGCGCTGGTATGGGTGGTGGTCATGACGAAAGAGAGCAAACCCTTAATCAAATGCTGGTTGAGATGGATGGTTTTGAAGCCAATGAGGGCGTCATCATTATCGCTGCGACTAATCGCCCAGATGTTCTTGATCCAGCTATTCTACGTCCTGGCCGATTTGATAGGAGAGTAGTTGTTCCTTTGCCAGATGTACGCGGCAGAGAAGAAATTTTTAAAGTTCATACTGTTAAAGTTCCTCTTGCTGAAGACGTTGATTTGAGCATTCTTGCTCGTTCCACCCCTGGTATGAGCGGGGCTGACATAGAAAATTTAGTTAACGAATCGGCTTTGATTGCTGCCAGAGAAGGAAAAGATCAGGTCAGCATGTACGATTTTGAAATGGCAAGAGAAAAAATAATCATGGGAGCTGAACGTCGAAATCTTGTGATGTCGCGAAAAGACATTGAAAATACAGCATTTCATGAGGCTGGACATGCCTTGGTATCGGCTCTGATCAGAAGAGACGCTGAAAAAGAAGGTGTTTTTGACACAACTGATCCTGTCCATAAAGTTACTATTATTCCTCGAGGACGTGCGTTGGGTGTGACCATGCAATTACCTACGGATGACCGTTATAATCTGTCGAAAACCTATGCACTTAACCAAATTGCAGTGATGATGGGTGGAAGGCTCGCTGAGGAAATTAAATTTAAAGAAATTACCAGCGGTGCTGGAAATGATATTGAAAAAGCCACTGATCTTGCCCAAAGAATGGTAAGGGAGTGGGGAATGTCAGAAAAAATGGGTCCGCTTGTCTATGGTAAGAAAGAGGGACAAATATTTCTAGGCAAGGATATTTCTCAGGCCTCTGACTATTCCGAAGTTACAGCCCAAGAAATTGATAAAGAAATTAAATCAATAGTAAATGCGCAGTATGAAAGAGCAAAAAAATTATTAACAATGCATTTAGATATGCTGGAAAGAGTAGGGAAGGCACTGCTTGAATACGAAACTATAGACGGAAATGAATTGTTGGTGCTAATGGATGGCGAAGAACTTAAGCGTGAAAAGCCATTGTCTCGTGTGAAAACTCGTGAAGAATTAAATGCAGAGCGAGAAATGCAAGAAGCACAACAAAATTCAAAGTCTGAGTATTCTTCTCAAGTGCAGCATCCTGAACCTGAGTTGAAAAAAGCATAATTGAGATTATTTATGAGTTTATTTGAGATTAAACACAAGTGTATTCTCGTTGGTAAAACCAATGTAGGTAAAAGTACGCTTTTTAATTGCCTGTCTGACAAAAAAATTAGTATTGCACATGGAACTCCTGGGGCGACTCGTGATTGTATCATGAGGGATGCTCAATTTTTTGGGCACCAAATTACTGTGGTTGATTCAGGGGGACTCGAGCACGAGTCACATGTTGATAATCCCTTTCAAAGTTTGGTGAGTAAACGGGTTGATAACTTCATATCTCAGCAGGCAAGCGTCATCCTTTTTGTGGTGAGCGCAAAGGATGGCATTACTGCAGCAGATATGGAAGTTGCATCTATGCTTCGTAAGACAGGTAAACCGGTTATAGCTGTGATCAATAAGGTTGATCATAAGAATAATTTGGTTAATGCCTTGGATTGTCTACGCTTTGGTTTCGAACAACCGGTATTTGTCAGCGCCGCACAAAAAATTGGTCTTGAGGAGCTTAAGTTAAAAGTTTTGGAGAAGCTGAAGCTAAAGCCTCGATCATCAAGTGCTCGCCACCTTTCACTTGTATTGTCAGAAGAGCCCGAACAGGTGAAGCGTCACTTTGATCCATCTAAACTAAGTCTTGCCGTAGTGGGTAGACCTAACGGCGGTAAATCAACTTTTGTCAACGCGATTCTCAATGAAGACCGGGTCATGACATCAGAAATACCTGGAACCACAGTGGATGCAATCGACACTTACTTTTCTTATGCGGGAAAAGAAATCTGTTTGATCGACACTGCGGGTATTAGGCGCCAGAGAAGTATTGATGAAGAAGTTGAGAAAATGGCTGTTGCACGGTCGCTCTGTGCAGTGGATCGCTCGGATGTTGCCATAATGATGATCAGCGCCAAAGAAGGGGTTACAGAGCAGGATAAAAAAATCGCGGGTATTATTTTTGAAAAGAAGAAAGCCTGTATCTTAGCTATCAATAAATGGGATGAGCAGACTTCAAGCGAGACAAGCAAGACAAAATTCATTGAAGAAGTAAAGTTTCATCTGCCGTTTTTTGCCTATGTGCCGGTAGTATTTTTGTCTGCTAAGTATGGTCATCACGTATTTGATGCCATTGATATTGCATTTAAGTTGGCCCCTCGATTTAACAAGCGTATTAATACATCGCAGCTCAACCGCGCTTTGGAGAGAGCTTTAGAGGCACACCAACCTCCGTCGGTTATGGGGCGCCCCTTAAAAATGTATTTTGCTACGCAAATCGATACGGCTCCACCAACTTTTGCCATCAGTTGTTCGAAACCGCGTGAAGTTAATTACTCGTATAAACGCTATTTAACCAATTATTTCAGGAAAAATCTTGATCTTGGTGAAATCCCTCTACGACTGGTTTTTCGAAGTAAGTCTGATGCCAACGCCTTTAAGAGAGACGCTTGCTGATGCCTATTTTCGATTTAAACCAAAAATCCACTCAATACCAAGTGCTCGATCGTGCTATTGCTTATAAGTTTAAAGATCATTCCTTGTTAAAGCTTGCACTTATGCATAAAAGCGCTCGTGTTAAAAATAATCCAAGCGATCAGCTGATTAACAATGAACGCCTGGAATTTCTGGGTGACGCTGTGCTGTCGGTCATAACTGCTGATTTTCTCTATCAAAACAAGAAACATTTGAGAGAGGGTGATCTAAGCCGCCTAAGAGCTCAATATGTTTGCCAGGAAAATCTTGCGCTCGGAGCTCAAAGAATTAAGCTTGGTGATTACTTAGTGAGTGACAGAGCAATGAGAGCGGCAGGCGGAAACTATACAGCAGCAGTATTAGCGGATGCTCTCGAGGCTATTTTTGGCGCTGTGTACATTGATGGCGGGCTTGATAGCGCTCGTGTAACTATTTTTTCTGTTTTGGGAGAACCTTCACTTGATCTCTCTACCATCGAAAAGGATGCAAAAACACGATTGCAAGAAATAGTTCAGGCTCACATCCATCAGGCACCTAAATATATAATTTTGGACAAGAGTGGACCTGCTCATGCTCCAACTTTTCATGTAGGAATTAAGGTGCAGGATAAAATTGTAGCCAGCGCTCATGGGGAAAACCTGAAAATTGCCACTCAGAATGCTGCAATGATTGCTCTATCCGACTACGAATTAGCATCGCGCTAAAATTTTAGTTCAATGTCCAAAGAAATTTTACTGAAAGAATATGCCACTTCACTCGGCTTTGATGATATGGGAATCGCTTCTGTGGATGGTCCGCTGCCCTTTATTCAAGAAGTTAAGCAAGCTTCGGTTGACGAAAGGTTTGGCCCACTCGATTATCTCTACCGAACACTTCCTCAAAGACTAGATGTGCGCTCATTTTTCCCAATAGCTCAGAGTGTTATAGTTGTTATAAAAAATTATTACACTGGTGA
Proteins encoded in this region:
- the acs gene encoding acetate--CoA ligase; translation: MAIHPFSWQSSKEKQQSYKKASSLSYDRFWHHEAMRLSWKESFHQVHDGTFAGGEWFLGGGLNASFNCLDRHIENGLGQKTAIIFENEDGFVKKYSYQELHRLTCQIAHLLHERGITSGDRVAIYMPMNPQGIASMLACARLGAIHTVIFGGFAKEALIDRIHDAKAKAVITADSTKRKGHTIKLKDVVDKALDDTKCNSVETVLCFDCETLASDSRYIRFVPTDNWAEKVREPHSFDAQHPLFILYTSGTTGKPKGIFHATGGYLVQVASTTQWIFDLKDKDLFWCSADIGWITGHSYICYGPLLLGNSIFIFEGAFNFPSAARLYQLIEQHKISVLYTAPTAVRMLMAAGEEYKGQHDISSLRLLGSVGEPINPEAWSWYKRVLGEDRCDIVDTWWQTETGAIMMSAVPDIDTPKAGSASKAFFAIDAEIISEQGELCKNNETGYLLIKKPWPSLARGIWGDQERFLQSYFDKFPGAYFTGDGAYFDLDKDIHINGRIDDVVNISGHRLGTAEVESALVAHAAIAEAAVVGIHDDVTGQRLVAFVSLMPNVEPSDGLEEQLKEQVKNCIGSFAKPAAIHFRALLPKTRSGKIMRRLLRSIARGEEVKADITTLEDSSALTTT
- the tilS gene encoding tRNA lysidine(34) synthetase TilS, encoding MTAQQFQPKHLTRTRRVLQVLWSKFDLFLAPFMSQGVVIAVSGGPDSRALLEALACWVPRKKGSFVVATFDHGMRQESLLESQFICQRAKRLGFDVHRESFFSPIMLNEQELRIKRYQALKKICKNYDLKNVCTAHHLEDNAEGYMMALFGVGGGEMGAAMQEVQKFADLRLIRPFLGLKKEDLRLALNMLGLCDYARDSLDEMRIGRRAYIRHEIIPTLKNHKNQIVERLNHFAHKQAWQIQAVSNVAQQIIEWSDNEAIIQAKNADRAVLDKALCTVLKKLAPEKDLRQTWPTREKIINYYFSLESQDKSYTQGLDRPLYKVIVNHLKTKEYSMPGVVIRTNGTKVAIRRV
- a CDS encoding M48 family metallopeptidase, producing the protein MNIFDNWFFVVFLIFYLAYLLVEIGLDLLNIRHVDQHKSHVPDLFKGIYSETDYKKSIDYTKAKTNFKIFTLILKTAFVFTLILSGFFGHLDTWLSAYFSNTFWRGVIYPFAVGGVFFVFGIPQSYFYQFVLEEKFGFNRMNFKTFVLDQIKGALLGLLFGVPLIAALLWIIGESGPQWWIFGFALVMGFQLFTAAIYPVFLAPIFNKFSPLADGSLKTRIEDLAKKVNFKMAGIFTIDGSKRSSHSNAFFAGLGSMRRIVLFDTLIEKHSEDEIVGVIAHEMGHNVKKHIQKSLVLSSVIMLALFYVLSLCIQWPPFFTALGAFQPSIHVGLVLFALFSSVFMFPISPIFTKISRHNEFEADEFSVHTTRDKKHLADALVKLTKENLGNLTPHPWYSAYHYSHPTTLERVKAIEAVSLD
- the metG gene encoding methionine--tRNA ligase; this translates as MQEKYLVTPALPYANGPIHLGHLVEHVQVNIFVRALRMAKKDVLYVCGADSHGTPIEMSAIKAGISPVDFAKQWQKKQDASFKRYDIEFDGGYGSTHTEVNKKHAEQIFKSLKDKGFIQQKEIEQLFDPELKRFLPDRMVKGTCPFCKAQDQYGDNCESCGHTYQPTDLIDAKSALSGATPILKKSRHYFVSLSSLAKQLKDWTAADNTVHPDIQASLERWFQEGLKDWDISRDGPYFGFPIPGEDDKYFYVWLDAPVGYISLSEKAAQLTGKSFKDYWLDKDTKIIHFIGKDIVYFHTLFWPAMLMAADYNLPSQIVVHGMLTVNGEKMSKSRGTFILADTFSKHFDPETLRYYFACKLGSRAEDIDLNLGDFIQRVNTDLINKVINLVSRALPLLGRLFEYHAGELDNDAAELISKAQRSVGEVQNLYLHYEYQKALNEIVRLAEDANKYLQDSAPWKIAGQDPKKSQSILTTGLYIGKICLGLLKPVIPQAVSKLENIINDGQEFYFDTLALPFQKDQKLKAYEHIFKRIDESQLKALKDETMNTAQPNEPQELTEKTSPLISIDKFMDVELRAAKVMHAQAVEGSDKLIECKLNLGKFGERTVFSGLRPHVEPADMVGKTVVLVFNLQPRKMRFGTSEGMILAAGEKVPEPIFLHNTEAGERIR
- a CDS encoding ATP-dependent metallopeptidase FtsH/Yme1/Tma family protein, translated to MKQYQKTLLVWLVFGLFIVTVWSFFGKSNSNRQEKPFSEFLSSVEDGHIKTVTIIGQDFTGENKDGSQFHSTGVVTDHILDTLSKANKKYGTEYQLKKEEGGTFWLIVAQWLPMLLIIGLFMFFMRQIQVGGGRAMSFGKSRARMMTENQSKVTFKNVAGVDECKLELQEIVEFLKDPKKFTRLGGRIPKGVLLMGPPGTGKTLLARAIAGEAAVPFFSIAGSDFVEMFVGVGASRVRDLFEQGKKNAPCIIFIDEIDAVGRQRGAGMGGGHDEREQTLNQMLVEMDGFEANEGVIIIAATNRPDVLDPAILRPGRFDRRVVVPLPDVRGREEIFKVHTVKVPLAEDVDLSILARSTPGMSGADIENLVNESALIAAREGKDQVSMYDFEMAREKIIMGAERRNLVMSRKDIENTAFHEAGHALVSALIRRDAEKEGVFDTTDPVHKVTIIPRGRALGVTMQLPTDDRYNLSKTYALNQIAVMMGGRLAEEIKFKEITSGAGNDIEKATDLAQRMVREWGMSEKMGPLVYGKKEGQIFLGKDISQASDYSEVTAQEIDKEIKSIVNAQYERAKKLLTMHLDMLERVGKALLEYETIDGNELLVLMDGEELKREKPLSRVKTREELNAEREMQEAQQNSKSEYSSQVQHPEPELKKA
- the der gene encoding ribosome biogenesis GTPase Der, which encodes MSLFEIKHKCILVGKTNVGKSTLFNCLSDKKISIAHGTPGATRDCIMRDAQFFGHQITVVDSGGLEHESHVDNPFQSLVSKRVDNFISQQASVILFVVSAKDGITAADMEVASMLRKTGKPVIAVINKVDHKNNLVNALDCLRFGFEQPVFVSAAQKIGLEELKLKVLEKLKLKPRSSSARHLSLVLSEEPEQVKRHFDPSKLSLAVVGRPNGGKSTFVNAILNEDRVMTSEIPGTTVDAIDTYFSYAGKEICLIDTAGIRRQRSIDEEVEKMAVARSLCAVDRSDVAIMMISAKEGVTEQDKKIAGIIFEKKKACILAINKWDEQTSSETSKTKFIEEVKFHLPFFAYVPVVFLSAKYGHHVFDAIDIAFKLAPRFNKRINTSQLNRALERALEAHQPPSVMGRPLKMYFATQIDTAPPTFAISCSKPREVNYSYKRYLTNYFRKNLDLGEIPLRLVFRSKSDANAFKRDAC
- the rnc gene encoding ribonuclease III, which translates into the protein MPIFDLNQKSTQYQVLDRAIAYKFKDHSLLKLALMHKSARVKNNPSDQLINNERLEFLGDAVLSVITADFLYQNKKHLREGDLSRLRAQYVCQENLALGAQRIKLGDYLVSDRAMRAAGGNYTAAVLADALEAIFGAVYIDGGLDSARVTIFSVLGEPSLDLSTIEKDAKTRLQEIVQAHIHQAPKYIILDKSGPAHAPTFHVGIKVQDKIVASAHGENLKIATQNAAMIALSDYELASR